From Treponema sp. OMZ 787:
TTCTAAAAGCTTTTCGCCGTTTTTGCCGGTTTTTTCTTCAACATTGTTAAATAGACCGTGGGGAAGAACTTCAGCCTGCTTGATAATCATCTTATCGGCGTTTAAGTAGCGGTCATCACCGGACTGGGTGAAGATCGGTATTCTCTTTATTTTGCAGCCGGTCTTGTATTCGTCTACAACAACTTCTGCCATTGTTATGTGGCGGGCCTTTGCAACTGCATCAAGAATGGCTTGAGAAATACCGTAGCGGAGAGCCGTGTGCATTCTCTTTCCGTTTACCTTGTGTTCTTCGAAGGTTTTTGCCATTTCTCTAAAGTTTGTAATTTCTTTTCCTACAAAGAGGGGCTTTATGTCCTTTTCGATTACGGGAATAAAGTCCTTTGCCAAAAATAGGGGATCGCGTCCGCCTGCTCCGGAATACTGCACAGCGGCACAATCGCCGTATGCAACCTGACCGTCTTCAAGAACGAACATTACGGAAATAGCTTCACCAGCCTGTCTGATTGAGGTAAAGCCCTCGGTTACGGGTTTTCCGGTATAGAAAAATCCGTCATGACCTGCGCCCATCTTGATAGCCTTTTGGTCATCAAAATAGAATCCTGTTTTTCCTTCTGCGCAAACAACATCAACAATTTTCATCTTTATACTCCTATAAAATAAGATAAACAGTCAGGCAGAATTCCTGCCGAACTGTTTATCGAACTCCTATAATTTTAGTGTTTAGCGGGTCTTCCGACCAAAACACCTGAACTTACGGCATAAACATCATCAACAGACATTTGGAAATCGACAGCTCTGTTGTCGGCCTTAGCCCTCTCTTCAAGTTTACTCCTGTTAAAGTCAAGAATATCCTTTGTAAAGGGCAGATTTCCCGGCATGAGGTAGCGGATACATCCGTCATTGTCGCGGGCAGGCATTACCTTTCCGGCATTGTACTGAGAAGGTGCAAAGGGAATGTCTATTACACCGGCTTCAAAGGCCTTGATTGTGCCTTCAACCAGGTCTCCGTGTCCTATCTCATAGACCCTGTCCATAATACACTTTGTTTCTGCCTTGATAAGCTCAATTTCTTGAGCGAGAATTTTTGAATCGGGATAACGCTGGCCCTTCAAAAGATTTAGTACCATTTTGGTAGCCTTGATACCTCCTGCATTGGCTTCCTTGGTAGGAATACCGAAAGCTTCATGCGGGGTTTTAACGATTACCTTTGTAGCTCCTGAAAGGGCAGCTGTTGTGCTACCCAAAGAAATAAGGCCGTAGGCCCTGGACTCATCGGCGGGAAAGCCTCCCATCCATTGATGGAAAACGGTGGTGATGCACATATCCTTGTAGCCGAATTTTTTCATATAGTCCTTGGTAATTTCTCTTAAAGAAATTACGGCAGCAACGTCCTGCGTCATGTTTCCGCACATACCGTAGCCTACAGTGATGCTCTTTACACCCTGCTCTGCTGCAAGCAAGGCTTCGATAACGCCTACTGCAATGGCAACTGAGGGAGGAACGAGGGTTCCTGTAAGAGGGCCGAAGGGTTCCCTGTTTAGGTGAACTCCATTTTCTTCATAGAAACCTACAAGGCGGTCGGCATACTGCCAGCACATGATACTGTGTTCGATTGAAACGGCCTTTGCGTAAGGAACGTTGTAGCTTATTCCTCCGCCTTCGTTGGAGGTGTAGCCTCCGGCATGAATAATCTCTGAAAGAAGACGGGCATCGGGAGTTCCGTGTCTTGCCTGCAAGGGAAGGTTTACGGCTTCCAAAACTTGGCGGCAGGGGCCGACCCCCCAGTTTACCACAGGAAAACCGTTCATAAGAGAACGGCCAGCCTTCTTTGAAGCCTCAATACCGGCCTCACCCTCTTCATACCTATTTTGACGCGTATAAGCATCAATGGTGCTGGGTAAAAAGTCGGCACCGCCCTCATCCTGTAAAAACTTTAATAGGTTAATGTGTTCATCCAAAAGAGGAACACCGGCACGAGGCTGTGCCGTCGTAATGCCTTCTTTATCGGCTTGTTCAAGTTTGATTGCAAAGTTTTTTTCAGGCGGGATCTTCTTTAGATAATCGATAGACTCTTTTAAGTCAACATCCTTTCCCGTAGGCCAAGTTTGGAGAATCTCTTCTCGCATCTCCATGAACTCTCCCTCGGGAATTTTTTTATTTTTCCATCTCATACTCTTGCTCCTAAAGTATAGTGTCTCATTGTATCACAAAGAGACTTAGGCTTCAAGAGGGGCAAGAGTTTGATATAAAAACCTTAGAACTAAAGACTTTCTATTTTTTCACGACTTAAGCCGGTTCCCTCAACTATTTTATCGATATCAATTCCAAGCCGTTTAAAAGATGCTGCTGTTTCCAACTTTGCTTGATATGACCCCTCCGCCATACCTTCGGCACGACCTTCCGCCAAGCCCTGTCTTCTAGCTTCATTCCGTTCACATTCGACATACATCTCGTATTTTTCGTTAGAGAGCTCTATTGCCATCCGCCTCTCTTCATCCGTTACCCTAAAGAGTGTTGCTTCTGCCATCCTTATTCCCTCCTCCAATTTACACAATTCTTCCAACATTCCGTTTTTTTTGTCTTCTTCATAGTTGGCCAAAAATCTTATCCAAAAATCTTTTAGAGTGTACTCTTCAAGTCTCTTTTTCATAGTATAAACTATTAGCTCGTTTAATTCAACATAAAGATATTGAATTACGGAGCCCTCAGGCATTCTGACAAGTTCTGCATTTTTAGGAACATCACAGCCGAAAACCGATATGCTTATTGCATACAAAAAGTCATCTTCTTTCGGCTCTGTTTTTAAAAAGCGGGAGGCCATTCGCATAAGGTACATTTGATTTCGCCTGGGATAGTTGGTCTTCCAAAACTGCTGCATTTCAAGGTCTACAATAAGACCTGTATCGGTCTTAATCAAAAAATCAAGGCGGTAAGTTTCTCCTGCCGACCTATCCCTGATGAGCTCGGTATTAAGGATGTCGGCCTTTGTGATTTTACCGTAGGAATCTTCCAAAAAGGCGTTAAGAAAGCTTATGAGGGACTTGTTTCCTTCTTCTCCTTTGGAAAACATCAGCTTAAATACCCAATCGGTCTTGGGATTTAAAATAGTTTTTTCATCATTCATAAGAACTCCTTCCATAAATTAAATACTTTGCAGGAATTCCTTCCTGCCTTCATTTAATTATATGGCTCTAAGTTGAATAATTAGTAAAATTTGAAAAAACTTTTATTTTTTACTACAAGCTTTTTATTATCCCTATCATCTCGTCTAGGCCGGCAACTTCGATGCTGTCCTCAGGCGGATATAGGGCTCCTCCGTAATAGATTGAAGGATTTGCCTTGGTAGACGGCTCTACACGCCTTTTAAGGGCAGCAAAGTGAATTTGATCTACACCTATCAGCTTGATTAGCTTTGCTGCATTTTTTTCGGTAATTCCGCCGCCGGGCAAAATCTCGATTCGGCCCTTAGCTCTTTTTACCATTTCGGCAATCAGGCCGGCCCCCTCATAGGCTGTAGGTTCTTGCCCGCTAGTTAACACCCTGGTAAAGCCTAAAGAAATAAGCTCATCCAAGGCCTTTAAGGGCTCAGGAACTACATCTATTGCTCGATGAAAAACCTTGTCCCTGCTTCCTGCAATCTTTATAAGAGCTTCACATCTCTTTGCATCGATGGTTCCGTCCTTTTTTAAAAAGCCGAACACCAGCCCGTCGGCTCCGTTATCCATAAAAAGTTTTGCATCTTCAATCATTGTTTTATACTCGTAAGAAGAGTAAAAAAAGCCGGCAGCTCTGGGTCTTACCATTGTCATAACCTTTAAACCGGTTTCTTTTTTAACCAGCCTTAGGGTTCCTAAAGAAGGAGTCAAACCTCCCAAAAAAAGAGAAGAGTTAAGCTCAATCCTTGAAGCTCCTGCCTTTTCTGCCATCACCGCATCCTCAAAAGAACCCGCACAAATTTCTATCGTAATATTCTTCATATAAACACCCCCGGCGATCGAACGCTTTTCTATTCTAAAAAATGCAGGCAAAAAAGTCAACATCCGATAGCAGCTATTGTCAAGAAACAAATAAAAGGTTAGAATAGAAGAATGAATAAGAGTAATAACACGATACCTGTTCTTTTAAAAGAATTAAAAGACCTTGAGTCAAAACTGACGGAAGCATATAAACAGCTTGGAAATAAACTTATCAAAGATACAGCCGATCCGGCTGCAGAAGCAAACGGGGTTTCTCAAGAAAATTTTCTTCAATGGCAAAGGCTGCACGATGAAAGAAAATTTTGTACTGAAAGCGTTTTGGATATAAAAAATAACAGTACGCGTCTTTCCGAACTTGACAACTTTAAAAAGCAGGTCAAAGACAGACTTGTGGATACAAAAAAAGAAACCGAAAAACTAAAGGGAGATTTTTTACTCAAACTTTATAAGGACTTTTTACCTCACTGCGGAAATCTTTTTGATTCTCTTTCTGCCGAAATCAGAACTGAAGAAGCGAAAATGCAGGAAACCATGGAAAAAATTGAAGCTCTAAATTCCGAAAAAAAAGAAGCAAACTTTTTTTTGAAGATCGGCATTTCGGGTAAGATTTCCTCTAATGAATTAAAGGTAAAAAATTCCGAAAAAAAGATTAAAAATATTTTCACAAAATCGGACATAGACATTTGTAATTCTCAAGAGGTAAAAGCACTTTATGATGAAGATAAACTTTTCCCCGATCTCAAAAAAAACTACGAGGAAATTTTAAAGCTCTGTACCGATTTAAGCGATTCTGAAAACCGCCTTAAAATGATAGATGAGGAAGCGGGCTTTGTGACAAAAAAATTAGCCGATGCCGGTGCAGATAAAAATTCAAAAAAACGAATCGATAATTTTACAAACAGGGTAAAAGAAATCGACGAAAAAATAGAGCTTATTTTAGAGTCTACAGGCCTAAAATATACCGAGAATTTTTACTCTGCAGAAGGAGATTCGGCCTTAGGAGAAAATCCTTCGGATGAAGCTCTTGGAAAATATGCGGATTATCTAAAAAAGGCAGGTAAGTACCTCAAAGAAATAAATAAGGTAAAATGCCATATAGAATTTTGCGAGGTAATGCAAAAAATTAAGGCGGAAGAAAATCAGATTCAAAACCTTAACCGCACAATAAAGAATTGCGAAAACTCCATAAAGGAAGCCGAAAAGAAAATAAGCAGCTCCGAAACGGCCATCAAAAACTCAGAAGTTAAAATAGCCGATTTAAAAGAATATGCAGCAGGGCTTGAAGAAAAATTCTCCGGTAAGCCCTCGGAAGAAAGCCGCAGTTCAGGCCAAGAAGAAGTTCAGCCGGATTCGGAAGATAATCAGACGGTTTCGGAGGAAGAATAATGGCTGCAAAAAAGGCTGTTTACGATGAGTCCAAAATAAAAACCTTGAGCTCCCTTGAACATATCCGTTTGCGGACGGGTATGTACATAGGCCGCTTAGGAGACGGTTCAAATCCCGATGACGGAATTTACATTCTGGTAAAAGAAGTTATAGACAACTCCATAGACGAGTTTATAATGGGAAACGGCTCCCGCATAGATATTCAGCAAGAGGAAAACAAGATAACCGTCCGCGACTTCGGGCGGGGTATTCCTTTAGGAAAATTAGTAGAATGTGTTTCGGTTATAAATACGGGCGCAAAGTACAACGATGAGGTCTTTCAGTTTTCCGTCGGTCTAAACGGAGTCGGAACAAAGGCCGTAAACGCCCTCTCGGAGCATTTTAGGGTTGCCGCCGTAAGGGACGGTAAATACGCAGAAGCTATTTTTGAAAGAGGAAAGCTTGTAAGCGAAAAAAAAGGAAATGCCAAGCCCGGCGTCAAAAACGGAACCCTTGTCGAATTCATTCCCGACACAAAAATTTTCGGCGAGTATAAATTTAACTTGGACTTTATCGAAAAACGGATTTGGAACTATGCCTATTTAAACTCAGGCCTTACTTTAAGTTTTAACGGAAAGCTTTTTAAATCTGAAAACGGCCTTTTGGACTTGCTCGAATCCAATGTAGGTACAAACACCATCTATGAGGTTTGCCGCTACAAGGAAAAGCAGCTTGAGTTTGCCTTTTCACACACAAACAATTACGGCGAAACCTACTACTCCTTTGTAAACGGCCAATATACTTCCGACGGTGGAACTCACCTTTCCGCCTTTAAAGAAGGGCTTCTCAAGGGCATCAACGAATATTTTAGAAAAAGCTACAAGAGCGAGGACGTTCGTGAAGGAACTTGCGCTGCCGTTGCCGTAAAGATTCAGGCTCCCGTATTCGAAAGCCAGACAAAGAACAAGCTCGGAAACACCGAGGTGCGCTCCTGGATAGTCAACGATACAAAGTCGGCAGTCGTAGAATGGCTCCAAAAAAATGCCGACTCGGCTGCAAAACTTGAAAGCAAAATAATCGCAAACGAAAAACTCCGCACCGAGCTAAACACTGTAAAAAAAGAAGCAAAGGCGGCGGCAAAAAAAATTGCCATAAAGATTCCGAAACTGAAGGACTGCAAATTCCATTTGGGAGATGGGAAATTCGGCGAAGACACCATGATCTTTATCACAGAGGGAGATTCTGCGACGGGAGCCATGGTTTCAAGCAGGGATGTTTTAACTCAGGCAATTTTTTCTCTTCGAGGAAAACCCGAAAACATGTACGGCAAAAAACGGGCTCAAATATACAAAAATGCCGAGCTTTACAATATGATGATGGCACTAGGCATCGAAAACGATATCGAGGGCTTGCGCTACTCTAAAATCGTAATCGCAACGGATGCCGACAACGACGGCTTTCATATTCGGAATTTGCTTTTGACATTCTTTTTAAGCTATTTTGAGGAGCTGGTTACCTCAGGCCGCGTATACATCTTGGAAACGCCGCTATTTAGGGTACGCACCAAAAAAGAGACATCTTATTGCTATTCCGAAAAGGAAAGGGATGAGGCTGTAAGCCGATTGGGTTCATCTTCCGAAATTACCCGCTTTAAGGGCTTGGGAGAAATAAGCCCCAAAGAGTTCGGACAATTTATCGGAGCCGATATAAAGCTCCTCCCCGTAACCGTTCAAACCCTAAAAAAAGTTCCTTCAATCTTGGAATTCTACATGGGCAAGAACACTCCGGAACGCCGTAAATTTATCATGAAAAATCTTCTGGCTGAAATAGATGCTTAACAACCTCGCCGGCGATTAAAAGACCGGCGATTGAGGGAACCCATGCAGCCGAAGCCGGAGGGTTTTGCTTTATTGTACATTCGGTTTTGGAATAAAGCACCTTCAAGTGCTTTACCTTCCTTTTTTTTAGCTCGGTACGCATTACCTTACAAAGAGGACAGACGCTTGTCTTGTAAATATCTGCAAATTCAAAATCGGCGTTTAGGCGGTTCCCGCAGCCCATTGCCGAAATAATAGGCACCTCATGTTTTTCGGCTTCAACGGCAAGAAAAATTTTGAGAGCAACCGTATCGGCGGCATCGACTATAAAGTCTAAACCATCAAAAAAATCTTCGCCTAAGACTTCATAAAAAGTATCGGGTAAAATAAAGGAATTGATTGCCGTTACCTTACATGAGGGACTTATATTGGCAATGCGATCCCTTGCAATTTCAGTTTTAGCCCTTCCGATGGTAGAATAGAGGGCATAAAGCTGGCGGTTTATATTGCTTTCTTCTATCGTGTCGCCGTCAATGAGGATGAGCTTGCCTGTCCCGTTCCGGGCAACCCCGCTTCGGGCAAGGGCCTCGGCAGTATAGCTTCCGACACCGCCGAGGCCGAAAACTGCGATACGGGCATTTTCTATCTTCGTTAAATTTGATGAGCCGACAAGAGGCTCAAACCTCGATAAAAAATTCATGGCGTTAAAAAAATCAACCTCAAAGCATTTATCGAATCTTAAATAGAATTCCTAAAATCACAATAGTAATTAAAATTTGGATAATTACAAAGCGGATTAAAACCTGAGTCGGCGACCATTGCAAATTCTTTTTCATGTGGTCATGGAGCGGAAATCTGATATTCTTAAATATCTTGATCTTAAAAAAGCGGAGCATAACCACCTTCAAAATCCCCGTCCCTCCGTTTATGAGAATAACACCGCTAGTCATCAAAAGGATGAAGGGGTTGCGCGAAATAATTACGAGAACACCGATAAAAAAGCCTAAAGCACGCGAGCCTGCATCTCCCATAAGCACCTTACTCGGATAAGCATTGTGCCAAAGATAGCCCGTAAGCACTCCGCAGAGGGTGAAAATCATAACTGCCCATTTTGCTCCCGTGCTGATATTGGGAACCAAAAGATAGGCCGCAACCTTGACATGACCAAGAACAAAATAAAAAACTATTCCGAGGGAAACAAGGGCTAAAAGGATGAGCGTTCCCGAAAGACCGTCAACCCCGTCGGTACAGTTTGTTGTGTTAATCGAAATCCACAAAATAATTATCGAAACAGCGAAGAACACAATAGGATGCACTTCGACAAGGCTCGAAGTAAAGGGAAGCCAAAAGGAAACTTTACCGTCAAAATAGATATAAAAAATGACGAGGGCTGTTACAGCCGATAAAATAAGATCCAAACTGCCCTTTAAATATTCTCCCCAAGATTTTTCGGATTTATCATCTAAAAAGCCTGTAAGCATAACGGCAAAGGTTATGGCCAATATTAGACCTTGAGTAATAGTCGGTTTAATCAATAAAAAAACGCAGATTATAAAAATAGAGATAAAAACAATTCCGCCTCCGGTGGGCTTACCCACAGCAGCTTCCGGATTTACGGTAAATTCCCGCCCTCTGTCTTTGGGTAATTTGGAATAAAATTTAGGCAGCATTAAAACGGTAATTAAAAAGCCTAAAAATAAACCTAGAGAAATTAAAACGGCATAGGATTGTAAAAGTCTCATAGGCCCGAAATATGGACCCAGCAATTCTGCAATATGGTATAACATTCTCCCATTATAGCAAATTTTTATGGATTATGTCTATCTTGTTTATAACTCAAAATTTATGTATATTTAAGCAATGTTAAACTATATAAAGAAAATAATCGCAGGCATTGCCATAGGAATCGCAAATGTCATCCCCGGCGTTTCAGGCGGAACCATTGCCGTCGTATTCGGGGTTTATTCCGACCTTATAGGGGCAGCAAGTCTTGATGTCAAGACCATTAAGGCTAATTTTAAAACCTATCTTTGCCTTTTCGGAGGCATGGGCTTAGGCATTCTCATTTTTGCAAGCCTTTTTAAGCTTGTTTATGAAAGATTCCCCATACAGACCAATTTCTTTTTTGTAGGCCTTATCGTAGGAAGCATCTTTATAATCTTTGATTTTGTCCGAGAAACGGAAAAAGAGAGCTCTTTTACAAAGGCATCTAAAATTGCTTGGTTTTTTATCGGTTTAAGCCTGATGCTTGCCCTTTACTTTTTTAAGGGAATATCAATTTCTTCTGCCGCAGCAATAGAAACATTAAGCCTCGGAAGTTTTTTATTCTTATTCCTTGCAGGCTTTGCAGGAGCTGCCGCAATGGTAATACCCGGCATATCAGGCTCCTTCCTACTTTTGATCATGGGAGCGTATTATACGGTGATTAAGGCTATTACCGGCTTTAACATTCCTATAATGATTCCCGTAGGACTGGGTGTCCTTGCAGGAATCATCCTCTCGGCAAGACTAATCGGCTTTTTTATGGAAAGATTCCCCAAGATAACCTACGCCTTTATTTTGGGCCTGGTTGCGGGCTCAATCAGGCATTTGGTTCCTGACGGCTGAATACTGCCTTCAATGAGGCTGGCTGCAGTCCTCTGTATGCTTGCAGGCTACGGCCTGATAACGGCATTTGAAAAAATAAAAAAAGAGTAAACCGATTGACTTAACCGTCAATTAAAGTTATCATACAGCCCCGATGGAGATTTAATATGTCACACAAAAAAATTTATCAAGTTGACGAAAAAGTTCCGGCGGGGCTTTTCTTACCCTTAAGTATTCAGCACACATTTGCAATGTTCGGTGCCTCAGTCTTAGTTCCCATTATCTTCGGAATCGATGCAGGCATAGTTTTATTTATGAACGGAGTCGGCACCCTCTTGTTTATAGCCATAACAAGGGGAAAAGCCCCTGCCTACCTCGGTTCGAGCTTTGCCTTTTTAGGGCCTGCAACACTTATTATTTCTTCAATAGGTTTTCAATATGCTCAAGGAGCCTTTATAGTAACGGGGCTTTTAGGCTGTCTCATTGCCTTTATAATTTATAAGTTCGGAACCTCATGGATAAACATAATCCTTCCGCCCGCAGCAATGGGCTCTGTAGTTTCCCTCATCGGTTTTGAGCTTACAGGACTCACAGTAAGAGGCGGTACTATAGGTGCAAACATCATGACGGAATCGGCCTCACGGGGAGACATAATAGTCTTTTTTATCACGATAGGGGCGGCCGTTCTGGGCTCCGTACTTTTTAAGGGCTTTTTATCAACAATTTCCATTTTAATTGCAAGCATAGCGGGCTACATAGCCGCAATTTTTTTCGGCATGGTAGATTTTTCTATAATAAGAGAAGCAGGGCTTTTTACCGTCCCTCATTTTCAGCTTCCTAAATTCGATCTTATGGCCGTAATTACAATGCTTCCCGTCTTGCTGGTTATCACAAGCGAGCACATAAGCCATCAGGTAGTAACCTCCAACATCGTCGGACGAGATTTGTTAAAAGATCCGGGCCTTCACAGGAGTATCTTTGCCGATAACTTTTCGACAGCCCTTTCAGGCCTTGTCGGAGGAGTTCCAACCACAACCTACGGCGAAAACATAGGCGTTATGGCGGTTACCGGTATTTACAGCGTCTATGTAATTGCGGGTGCGGCAATAATTTCTATCTGTATGGCCTTTATAAGCCCCCTTGCAGCCCTAATCCGCACCGTGCCCGGAAACGTCATAGGAGGCATAACCTTCTTGCTCTACGGAATGATAGGGGCCTCAGGCATCCGCCTCTTGGTAGATTCAAAAGTAGATTATTCAAAATCGAAAAATCTCATTCTAACCTCGGTCGTCTTTACCACGGGTTTGAGCGGCCTCAGCATAAAATTCGGCGAAATAGAATTTAAGGGAATGGTACTCGCCTCCCTCGTTGCCGTTATTTTGAGCTTTATCTTCTTTGTTTTTGAAAAGCTGGGAGTGCTGGAGGAGTAAATATTTGACAATGGCAATTATATGTGTTAGAATATCGGTATAGAAGATTACTATGAAAAGTTATACATCCCTCCCGTGAGGTTATAAAAATATTACAAAATGACGGCTGGTATGAGGTGGAAGTTGTTGGAAGTCACCATCAGTTTAAACATGAAACAAAAATAACGTTTTTTTTATCCTGCAA
This genomic window contains:
- a CDS encoding phospho-N-acetylmuramoyl-pentapeptide-transferase, with amino-acid sequence MLYHIAELLGPYFGPMRLLQSYAVLISLGLFLGFLITVLMLPKFYSKLPKDRGREFTVNPEAAVGKPTGGGIVFISIFIICVFLLIKPTITQGLILAITFAVMLTGFLDDKSEKSWGEYLKGSLDLILSAVTALVIFYIYFDGKVSFWLPFTSSLVEVHPIVFFAVSIIILWISINTTNCTDGVDGLSGTLILLALVSLGIVFYFVLGHVKVAAYLLVPNISTGAKWAVMIFTLCGVLTGYLWHNAYPSKVLMGDAGSRALGFFIGVLVIISRNPFILLMTSGVILINGGTGILKVVMLRFFKIKIFKNIRFPLHDHMKKNLQWSPTQVLIRFVIIQILITIVILGILFKIR
- a CDS encoding methylaspartate ammonia-lyase, with the translated sequence MKIVDVVCAEGKTGFYFDDQKAIKMGAGHDGFFYTGKPVTEGFTSIRQAGEAISVMFVLEDGQVAYGDCAAVQYSGAGGRDPLFLAKDFIPVIEKDIKPLFVGKEITNFREMAKTFEEHKVNGKRMHTALRYGISQAILDAVAKARHITMAEVVVDEYKTGCKIKRIPIFTQSGDDRYLNADKMIIKQAEVLPHGLFNNVEEKTGKNGEKLLEYVKWLKNRVETMRTCKDYNPIFHIDVYGTIGDFTNNDVPKMTAYLKTLEEAAAPFKLRIEGPMDMGDREKQMQVLAALTKSLDDNGVKVELVADEWCNTLEDIQYFADNRAGHMIQIKTPDLGGINNTIEAILYCKEKGVGAYCGGTCNETNRSAEVIVNCSVAAGAAQQLAKPGMGVDEGYMIINNEMNRIVALANRK
- a CDS encoding ThiF family adenylyltransferase translates to MNFLSRFEPLVGSSNLTKIENARIAVFGLGGVGSYTAEALARSGVARNGTGKLILIDGDTIEESNINRQLYALYSTIGRAKTEIARDRIANISPSCKVTAINSFILPDTFYEVLGEDFFDGLDFIVDAADTVALKIFLAVEAEKHEVPIISAMGCGNRLNADFEFADIYKTSVCPLCKVMRTELKKRKVKHLKVLYSKTECTIKQNPPASAAWVPSIAGLLIAGEVVKHLFQPEDFS
- a CDS encoding methylaspartate mutase subunit E, encoding MRWKNKKIPEGEFMEMREEILQTWPTGKDVDLKESIDYLKKIPPEKNFAIKLEQADKEGITTAQPRAGVPLLDEHINLLKFLQDEGGADFLPSTIDAYTRQNRYEEGEAGIEASKKAGRSLMNGFPVVNWGVGPCRQVLEAVNLPLQARHGTPDARLLSEIIHAGGYTSNEGGGISYNVPYAKAVSIEHSIMCWQYADRLVGFYEENGVHLNREPFGPLTGTLVPPSVAIAVGVIEALLAAEQGVKSITVGYGMCGNMTQDVAAVISLREITKDYMKKFGYKDMCITTVFHQWMGGFPADESRAYGLISLGSTTAALSGATKVIVKTPHEAFGIPTKEANAGGIKATKMVLNLLKGQRYPDSKILAQEIELIKAETKCIMDRVYEIGHGDLVEGTIKAFEAGVIDIPFAPSQYNAGKVMPARDNDGCIRYLMPGNLPFTKDILDFNRSKLEERAKADNRAVDFQMSVDDVYAVSSGVLVGRPAKH
- a CDS encoding copper homeostasis protein CutC — encoded protein: MKNITIEICAGSFEDAVMAEKAGASRIELNSSLFLGGLTPSLGTLRLVKKETGLKVMTMVRPRAAGFFYSSYEYKTMIEDAKLFMDNGADGLVFGFLKKDGTIDAKRCEALIKIAGSRDKVFHRAIDVVPEPLKALDELISLGFTRVLTSGQEPTAYEGAGLIAEMVKRAKGRIEILPGGGITEKNAAKLIKLIGVDQIHFAALKRRVEPSTKANPSIYYGGALYPPEDSIEVAGLDEMIGIIKSL
- a CDS encoding Rpn family recombination-promoting nuclease/putative transposase, producing the protein MNDEKTILNPKTDWVFKLMFSKGEEGNKSLISFLNAFLEDSYGKITKADILNTELIRDRSAGETYRLDFLIKTDTGLIVDLEMQQFWKTNYPRRNQMYLMRMASRFLKTEPKEDDFLYAISISVFGCDVPKNAELVRMPEGSVIQYLYVELNELIVYTMKKRLEEYTLKDFWIRFLANYEEDKKNGMLEELCKLEEGIRMAEATLFRVTDEERRMAIELSNEKYEMYVECERNEARRQGLAEGRAEGMAEGSYQAKLETAASFKRLGIDIDKIVEGTGLSREKIESL
- a CDS encoding DUF368 domain-containing protein codes for the protein MLNYIKKIIAGIAIGIANVIPGVSGGTIAVVFGVYSDLIGAASLDVKTIKANFKTYLCLFGGMGLGILIFASLFKLVYERFPIQTNFFFVGLIVGSIFIIFDFVRETEKESSFTKASKIAWFFIGLSLMLALYFFKGISISSAAAIETLSLGSFLFLFLAGFAGAAAMVIPGISGSFLLLIMGAYYTVIKAITGFNIPIMIPVGLGVLAGIILSARLIGFFMERFPKITYAFILGLVAGSIRHLVPDG
- the uraA gene encoding uracil permease, encoding MSHKKIYQVDEKVPAGLFLPLSIQHTFAMFGASVLVPIIFGIDAGIVLFMNGVGTLLFIAITRGKAPAYLGSSFAFLGPATLIISSIGFQYAQGAFIVTGLLGCLIAFIIYKFGTSWINIILPPAAMGSVVSLIGFELTGLTVRGGTIGANIMTESASRGDIIVFFITIGAAVLGSVLFKGFLSTISILIASIAGYIAAIFFGMVDFSIIREAGLFTVPHFQLPKFDLMAVITMLPVLLVITSEHISHQVVTSNIVGRDLLKDPGLHRSIFADNFSTALSGLVGGVPTTTYGENIGVMAVTGIYSVYVIAGAAIISICMAFISPLAALIRTVPGNVIGGITFLLYGMIGASGIRLLVDSKVDYSKSKNLILTSVVFTTGLSGLSIKFGEIEFKGMVLASLVAVILSFIFFVFEKLGVLEE
- a CDS encoding DNA topoisomerase IV subunit B — translated: MAAKKAVYDESKIKTLSSLEHIRLRTGMYIGRLGDGSNPDDGIYILVKEVIDNSIDEFIMGNGSRIDIQQEENKITVRDFGRGIPLGKLVECVSVINTGAKYNDEVFQFSVGLNGVGTKAVNALSEHFRVAAVRDGKYAEAIFERGKLVSEKKGNAKPGVKNGTLVEFIPDTKIFGEYKFNLDFIEKRIWNYAYLNSGLTLSFNGKLFKSENGLLDLLESNVGTNTIYEVCRYKEKQLEFAFSHTNNYGETYYSFVNGQYTSDGGTHLSAFKEGLLKGINEYFRKSYKSEDVREGTCAAVAVKIQAPVFESQTKNKLGNTEVRSWIVNDTKSAVVEWLQKNADSAAKLESKIIANEKLRTELNTVKKEAKAAAKKIAIKIPKLKDCKFHLGDGKFGEDTMIFITEGDSATGAMVSSRDVLTQAIFSLRGKPENMYGKKRAQIYKNAELYNMMMALGIENDIEGLRYSKIVIATDADNDGFHIRNLLLTFFLSYFEELVTSGRVYILETPLFRVRTKKETSYCYSEKERDEAVSRLGSSSEITRFKGLGEISPKEFGQFIGADIKLLPVTVQTLKKVPSILEFYMGKNTPERRKFIMKNLLAEIDA